The segment NNNNNNNNNNNNNNNNNNNNNNNNNNNNNNNNNNNNNNNNNNNNNNNNNNNNNNNNNNNNNNNNNNNNNNNNNNNNNNNNNNNNNNNNNNNNNNNNNNNNNNNNNNNNNNNNNNNNNNNNNNNNNNNNNNNNNNNNNNNNNNNNNNNNNNNNNNNNNNNNNNNNNNNNNNNNNNNNNNNNNNNNNNNNNNNNNNNNNNNNNNNNNNNNNNNNNNNNNNNNNNNNNNNNNNNNNNNNNNNNNNNNNNNNNNNNNNNNNNNNNNNNNNNNNNNNNNNNNNNNNNNNNNNNNNNNNNNNNNNNNNNNNNNNNNNNNNNNNNNNNNNNNNNNNNNNNNNNNNNNNNNNNNNNNNNNNNNNNNNNNNNNNNNNNNNNNNNNNNNNNNNNNNNNNNNNNNNNNNNNNNNNNNNNNNNNNNNNNNNNNNNNNNNNNNNNNNNNNNNNNNNNNNNNNNNNNNNNNNNNNNNNNNNNNNNNNNNNNNNNNNNNNNNNNNNNNNNNNNNNNNNNNNNNNNNNNNNNNNNNNNNNNNNNNNNNNNNNNNNNNNNNNNNNNNNNNNNNNNNNNNNNNNNNNNNNNNNNNNNNNNNNNNNNNNNNNNNNNNNNNNNNNNNNNNNNNNNNNNNNNNNNNNNNNNNNNNNNNNNNNNNNNNNNNNNNNNNNNNNNNNNNNNNNNNNNNNNNNNNNNNNNNNNNNNNNNNNNNNNNNNNNNNNNNNNNNNNNNNNNNNNNNNNNNNNNNNNNNNNNNNNNNNNNNNNNNNNNNNNNNNNNNNNNNNNNNNNNNNNNNNNNNNNNNNNNNNNNNNNNNNNNNNNNNNNNNNNNNNNNNNNNNNNNNNNNNNNNNNNNNNNNNNNNNNNNNNNNNNNNNNNNNNNNNNNNNNNNNNNNNNNNNNNNNNNNNNNNNNNNNNNNNNNNNNNNNNNNNNNNNNNNNNNNNNNNNNNNNNNNNNNNNNNNNNNNNNNNNNNNNNNNNNNNNNNNNNNNNNNNNNNNNNNNNNNNNNNNNNNNNNNNNNNNNNNNNNNNNNNNNNNNNNNNNNNNNNNNNNNNNNNNNNNNNNNNNNNNNNNNNNNNNNNNNNNNNNNNNNNNNNNNNNNNNNNNNNNNNNNNNNNNNNNNNNNNNNNNNNNNNNNNNNNNNNNNNNNNNNNNNNNNNNNNNNNNNNNNNNNNNNNNNNNNNNNNNNNNNNNNNNNNNNNNNNNNNNNNNNNNNNNNNNNNNNNNNNNNNNNNNNNNNNNNNNNNNNNNNNNNNNNNNNNNNNNNNNNNNNNNNNNNNNNNNNNNNNNNNNNNNNNNNNNNNNNNNNNNNNNNNNNNNNNNNNNNNNNNNNNNNNNNNNNNNNNNNNNNNNNNNNNNNNNNNNNNNNNNNNNNNNNNNNNNNNNNNNNNNNNNNNNNNNNNNNNNNNNNNNNNNNNNNNNNNNNNNNNNNNNNNNNNNNNNNNNNNNNNNNNNNNNNNNNNNNNNNNNNNNNNNNNNNNNNNNNNNNNNNNNNNNNNNNNNNNNNNNNNNNNNNNNNNNNNNNNNNNNNNNNNNNNNNNNNNNNNNNNNNNNNNNNNNNNNNNNNNNNNNNNNNNNNNNNNNNNNNNNNNNNNNNNNNNNNNNNNNNNNNNNNNNNNNNNNNNNNNNNNNNNNNNNNNNNNNNNNNNNNNNNNNNNNNNNNNNNNNNNNNNNNNNNNNNNNNNNNNNNNNNNNNNNNNNNNNNNNNNNNNNNNNNNNNNNNNNNNNNNNNNNNNNNNNNNNNNNNNNNNNNNNNNNNNNNNNNNNNNNNNNNNNNNNNNNNNNNNNNNNNNNNNNNNNNNggcccgtcacacctgtgacggtccgtcctgcacctccgtcctgacggtcagagactcgtttcccgtaccaatttctcaagagttgaagtgttttgcaacgggagcttacgacggctcgtcgtggatgtgacggcacgtcctgcaggtccgtcaccgattacagagagtcgattttcagtacccaatttcagaatttctaagtatgctgaaacgagaccctgcgacggtccgtcgtgcctgtgacgttccgtcgtggggtccgtttcctcagccaatttttcccagaaataaaatctgctgctcaaaacgactaaacaggtcgttacaatattagtgtcatgttataaattataattttttatattctttctattttcttctctttattacTAAAAGTTAATTCACACCtcttaaaattgaaaatcatttcCCCTTTtcgattcttttatttttttttagtttttgttgcAAGTGTTTCGACAAGCTCAAAGCTTTAATGGCGTTTCAATGAGCTTCACACCTCTAGAACTGAAAAACTAACAAATAAGACAAGTGAGTGTGTGAATATGCACATAAATATCAATGCCCAGATGAAAAGTAGGTGTATGAATAGGCATATCTACAGTCTACAAGTatatttggggggggggggggggatgNNNNNNNNNNNNNNNNNNNNNNNNNNNNNNNNNNNNGTTGATCAATTTTTCTATGTTATTTATGAGCCAAACTAGCAAGCAATTTGTGGAAAATCTCTATGTAATGATGAAATTTGAGTGACAAATTGAAGAATTGtgataaggaaaaaatgaaattgagtGACAAAGCATAGAATTATGactaagaaaaaataagaagaaaaagttcGAAGGAAAATAGGAGAAGAGGAGCATGAAGAAGGAGAGTAGcggaggtggggtgttaaaaaattttgttgattttattttcaatttaaacgcacctatttaatttttatatttagcaTATTTTCACGTCAGTTTTAGAATGATATTAACTACgtacatttttaattaaaataataatattatatatcgTCATAGTAGTTTAGATATGTAAACTAACTTTTTAAGacaagttaaaaaataaatgtatgcCTTTTCCTTAAGCCAATAGCGCATAAATTCTAACGATTTATATTGTTGAATCTTCACCAAATAATCCCAActgatttaaaatataaataattactaaTGTAATGGCATAGAATGATATATATACTACATAATCATGATAAAAGTTTATGATTAAAATACGCAAGTTTGAGTTTTAAGTGTActgtaaaacaaataaaaagagttTATGTTCAAAAACAACATTATCCAAACTACACATTCACATGcttttttattattcaatttattaatcaaacaaaaacaatttttcaCGAAAgattaaaaattacttttagaaATACcactttctaaaaaaaaaaaaattttagaaacTTGATCAACGATCCAATTTATTGTCCACTTGGAGATCTAACCTCTAttctatatatatctatatattttagGTCCAtactatttaaagaaaaaaaacttttttgatCAGAAAATTAAGtcagaataatattttatttatgttattttattttttaaaagtattttcacacttttaacattaatatattttaattaaaaataaaaaaataatttattttaaaattaaaaagtatcataagctttttaaatttctaatcaAATTCTAACAATTTTCTGGCCATTACATTACCCTTAATTAAAACCTGTGAAAATCTAGCTGTATTTTCTTTCTATTGATAGAGAATGCATTCAAGAGGAAATAATGTCTGGACCCATTCAAATAATGTTCAACAACTATTCTCTCTCCAATTTATGTGAGGgaattcaaatttcaaagagctgaatttttttaatttattaattttcatttgagaattttaaaaataaaacttataaatttgaaatgttgataactttaatttacaataattaaaatatataaatgatatatttaaaaatatgattattttctttattggaAATGAGAAATTGTTTTTTCCCCTTGTGGTCTTTTGTTGCATTTATACCTtgtaattgatttaattaatctTCAATTGTTGTTGATCTTGCATTTATGTTTCTCTCTTGAATGCATTCTATCAATGgtacaaatttatttattattcatattaaaaGAAGATCTACTATATAGTATGCGAGATAAAGTGTAAATTTATTCCATACTAAATCTATATCTTCAAATAActaaaaagataatttaaacCATAATCTTAATTGTAAATATCTACCTTATACCATtcaatttgttattatttatctcatcttttaaataaaataaattatttcaaaataacatAATCCGCAAATCAAAATCTTAAATCTTTCTAGGCCAGGTATAATAAAATCAGCATAGTATGGACAATAATATCCTTCATTGGGGTCAGAAATAATGCGATGATCTTTTCTTATTCCTTCCATGCACTTCTATGTTTGGCTTTTGTGGCCCttatttcccttatttttatttttattttataaaatttaattggtAAATTTTAATGTCTAGTTTTAGAagttaaatttgataaaaaaaaatctaaaatctaTAGAAGTATAAATTTAGCCAAAATATAAttgttgagtttttttttctaaagaagTCTTAAAACTTATCCCaaagttttgtattttatattaaaaaaatcaatctaTTTATGACACTTACCTATTATTATATGTACCATTCCTCCTCATTAAGCACATCCCTAATCTAATTAATTTACGTGCTGGCCTTTAAAATATTGTCTCGTAGAATATGCAAagatgattattattattaaaactattattattgttattattatttcaaatatatttaaaaatttatgatcaaaggccgagtaaaatatcattttccttTTCCTCATCCGACCGACGAACGGTGTCACTCCCTCACATACATTGTGGGGAGAGAGTGAGTAAATACTCCAAGATAAGATCTACAATTATCACCAACGTGTTACACATTTTGTGCTACATATACCTTCACCATTTTGTGTATAAATAAAGGTTGCATCTCTTCAAACAAAAATCACTCCATCACAACACaatgtcttcttcttcttctattacTACTACTCTTCCTTTATGCACCAACAAATCCCTCTCTTCTTCCTTCACCACCACCAACTCATCCTTGTTATCAAAACCCTCTCAACTTTTCCTCCACGGAAGGCGTAATCAAAGTTTCAAGGTTTCATGCAACGCAAACAACGTTGACAAAAACCCTGACGCTGTTGATAGGAGAAATGTTCTTTTAGGGTTAGGAGGTCTTTATGGTGCAGCTAATCTTGCACCATTAGCCTCTGCTGCTCCTATACCACCTCCTGATCTCAAGTCTTGTGGTACTGCCCATGTAAAAGAAGGTGTTGATGTAATATACAGTTGTTGCCCTCCTGTACCCGATGATATCGATAGCGTTCCATACTACAAGTTCCCTTCTATGACTAAACTCCGCATCCGCCCCCCTGCTCATGCGGCGGATGAGGAGTATGTAGCCAAGTATCAATTGGCTACAAGTCGAATGAGGGAACTTGATAAAGACCCTTTTGACCCTCTTGGCTTTAAACAACAAGCTAATATCCATTGTGCTTATTGTAACGGTGCTTACAAAGTTGGTGGTAAAGAGTTGCAAGTTCATTTCTCTTGGCTTTTCTTTCCGTTTCATAGATGGTACTTGTACTTTTACGAAAGGATATTGGGATCACTTATTAATGATCCAACTTTTGCTTTACCATACTGGAATTGGGATCATCCAAAAGGTATGCGTATACCTCCCATGTTTGATCGTGAGGGATCATCTCTTTACGATGATAAACGTAACCAAAACCATCGCAATGGAACTATTATTGATCTTGGTCATTTTGGTAAGGAAGTTGACACACCTCAGCTCCAGATAATGACTAATAATTTAACCCTAATGTACCGTCAAATGGTCACTAATGCTCCTTGCCCTTCCCAATTCTTCGGTGCTGCTTACCCTCTGGGTTCTGAACCAAGTCCGGGTCAGGGTACTATTGAAAACATCCCTCATACTCCGGTTCACATCTGGACCGGTGACAAACCTCGTCAAAAAAACGGTGAAGACATGGGTAATTTCTACTCAGCCGGTTTAGATCCGATTTTTTACTGTCACCATGCCAATGTGGACAGGATGTGGAACGAATGGAAATTAATTGGCGGGAAAAGAAGGGATTTAACAGATAAAGATTGGTTGAACTCTGAATTCTTTTTCTACGATGAAAATCGTAACCCTTACCGTGTGAAAGTCCGTGACTGTTTGGACAGTAAAAAAATGGGATTCGATTACGCGCCAATGCCCACTCCATGGCGTAATTTTAAACCAATCAGAAAGTCATCATCAGGAAAAGTGAATACAGCGTCAATTGCACCAGTTAGCAAGGTGTTCCCATTGGCCAAGCTGGACCGTGCGATTTCATTCTCTATCACGCGTCCAGCTTCGTCAAGGACAACACAAG is part of the Solanum pennellii chromosome 8, SPENNV200 genome and harbors:
- the LOC107028377 gene encoding polyphenol oxidase E, chloroplastic, whose translation is MSSSSSITTTLPLCTNKSLSSSFTTTNSSLLSKPSQLFLHGRRNQSFKVSCNANNVDKNPDAVDRRNVLLGLGGLYGAANLAPLASAAPIPPPDLKSCGTAHVKEGVDVIYSCCPPVPDDIDSVPYYKFPSMTKLRIRPPAHAADEEYVAKYQLATSRMRELDKDPFDPLGFKQQANIHCAYCNGAYKVGGKELQVHFSWLFFPFHRWYLYFYERILGSLINDPTFALPYWNWDHPKGMRIPPMFDREGSSLYDDKRNQNHRNGTIIDLGHFGKEVDTPQLQIMTNNLTLMYRQMVTNAPCPSQFFGAAYPLGSEPSPGQGTIENIPHTPVHIWTGDKPRQKNGEDMGNFYSAGLDPIFYCHHANVDRMWNEWKLIGGKRRDLTDKDWLNSEFFFYDENRNPYRVKVRDCLDSKKMGFDYAPMPTPWRNFKPIRKSSSGKVNTASIAPVSKVFPLAKLDRAISFSITRPASSRTTQEKNEQEEILTFNKIAYDDRNYVRFDVFLNVDKTVNADELDKAEFAGSYTSLPHVHGSNTNHVTSVTFRLAITELLEDIGLEDEDTIAVTLVPKAGGEEVSIESVEIKLEDC